The proteins below are encoded in one region of Hordeum vulgare subsp. vulgare chromosome 3H, MorexV3_pseudomolecules_assembly, whole genome shotgun sequence:
- the LOC123440379 gene encoding isopentenyl phosphate kinase-like, whose amino-acid sequence MAEAARKQRSTAAPRPVRCIVKLGGAAITNKGELESIDEESLRSACAQLRHAMSGGTSSEKVMGMDWSRRPGDPADPGVDAEGFAGMAGLGLDSNFVVVHDADIHSSEPLLLLGTGSLSQAC is encoded by the exons ATGGCGGAGGCGGCACGGAAGCAGCGGAGCACCGCTGCGCCCCGCCCCGTCCGCTGCATCGTGAAGCTAG GCGGAGCGGCCATCACGAACAAGGGGGAGTTGGAGAGCATCGACGAGGAGAGCCTGCGGTCGGCGTGCGCGCAACTGCGGCACGCCATGTCCGGCGGCACCTCCTCGGAGAAGGTTATGGGGATGGACTGGAGCAGGAGGCCCGGCGATCCGGCGGACCCGGGCGTGGACGCGGAGGGGTTCGCGGGCATGGCGGGGCTGGGCCTCGACAGCAACTTCGTAGTCGTCCACGACGCCGATATACATAGCTcggaacctctgttgcttctgggcACTGGTTCCCTGTCTCAGGCTTGCTGA